Proteins encoded in a region of the Elizabethkingia bruuniana genome:
- a CDS encoding Maf family nucleotide pyrophosphatase, with amino-acid sequence MKILLASQSPRRKELISALSYDFSTVKIDCEEIYPESLPVAEIPSYLAELKAKAYTAIKNDEILITADTIVVQDGEVLGKPKGEEGAREMLRKLSGKTHQVITAVRISSGEKFFTYTDIADVEMEDISDEEIDFYISNYKPMDKAGAYGIQEWLGMAKIKRINGSFYTIMGLPTHLVYKGLKEFGL; translated from the coding sequence ATGAAGATTTTATTAGCTTCACAATCTCCGAGAAGAAAAGAGCTTATTTCGGCTCTTAGTTATGACTTTAGCACTGTAAAAATAGATTGTGAGGAAATCTACCCGGAATCTTTACCGGTTGCTGAAATACCATCTTATTTGGCCGAATTAAAGGCTAAAGCATATACTGCCATAAAAAATGACGAAATCCTGATTACTGCAGATACTATCGTCGTACAAGATGGGGAAGTACTGGGAAAACCAAAAGGAGAGGAGGGTGCAAGAGAAATGTTGAGAAAACTTTCCGGAAAAACACACCAGGTAATTACAGCTGTCCGTATTTCATCAGGTGAAAAATTCTTTACATATACAGATATTGCCGATGTTGAAATGGAAGATATTTCGGATGAGGAAATAGATTTCTATATCAGTAATTACAAGCCAATGGATAAAGCCGGAGCCTACGGAATACAGGAATGGTTAGGTATGGCCAAAATAAAGCGTATTAATGGAAGTTTTTACACCATAATGGGACTTCCGACACATTTGGTTTATAAAGGACTGAAGGAATTCGGATTATAA
- a CDS encoding Rossmann-like and DUF2520 domain-containing protein, translated as MTTVIIGSGNVAWHMAKAFKEAGIDLIQLYGRNERDLKKLSSEINVEYSTDQLKQADFYLICTSDKAIAEVSKQIPYEQVLVAHTSGSLSRDVLEGPYRKACFYPLQTFSKSRKLDYSKIPLFVDAGWESDNILLTDLANKISTNVMRINHEQRKQMHLSAVFACNFVNHLYAQAEVICKQNDIPFNYLLPLIEETADKIKTISPKDAQTGPAVRNDQNVIRFQENLIDNDNQLNIYKILTESITKMYEL; from the coding sequence ATCTTATTCAGCTTTATGGAAGAAATGAACGGGATCTAAAAAAATTATCCTCAGAAATTAATGTTGAATATTCCACCGATCAGCTAAAACAAGCAGATTTTTATTTGATCTGTACCAGTGATAAGGCAATAGCTGAAGTTTCTAAACAGATACCATATGAACAAGTTCTTGTAGCACACACATCAGGATCCTTATCACGTGATGTGCTGGAAGGACCATACCGAAAAGCCTGCTTTTATCCGCTGCAGACTTTTTCTAAAAGCAGAAAATTAGATTATTCAAAAATTCCGCTTTTTGTAGATGCAGGGTGGGAGAGTGACAATATTCTTTTAACTGATCTGGCAAATAAAATCAGCACTAATGTGATGCGCATCAATCATGAGCAAAGGAAACAAATGCATCTTTCTGCTGTATTTGCCTGCAACTTTGTCAACCATCTTTATGCTCAGGCTGAAGTAATATGTAAGCAGAATGATATTCCGTTCAATTACCTTTTACCATTAATAGAAGAAACTGCTGATAAAATAAAAACAATTTCTCCTAAAGATGCGCAGACAGGCCCCGCTGTAAGAAATGATCAGAATGTAATCCGGTTTCAGGAAAATCTGATTGACAATGATAATCAGCTTAATATTTATAAAATACTTACCGAATCTATAACCAAAATGTATGAGCTATAA
- a CDS encoding SDR family NAD(P)-dependent oxidoreductase, which produces MRTAFITGATSGIGKAAATRLAGENYRLILCGRRKEILEELAGELAQKTDVYTLTFDVRNYEEVQNAVGSLPAEWQAIDILINNAGNAHGLEPLTEGKVSDWDMMMDGNVKGLLYVSKCIIPGMKERTSGHIINISSVAALQTYANGVVYCASKKAVKTISEGMRLELTEFGIKITDLAPGAVETEFSEIRFKGDKDRAATVYAGYEALKAEDIADVISYVVNAPKHVTIADMTIYPSAQASPTQIFRK; this is translated from the coding sequence ATGAGAACAGCATTCATAACCGGAGCAACATCCGGAATAGGAAAAGCAGCAGCGACAAGACTTGCTGGTGAAAACTACAGACTTATTCTTTGTGGAAGAAGAAAAGAAATTCTTGAAGAACTTGCAGGAGAATTAGCACAAAAAACGGATGTATATACACTTACTTTCGATGTTCGAAATTATGAAGAAGTACAGAATGCTGTTGGAAGCCTTCCTGCAGAATGGCAAGCTATAGATATACTGATTAACAACGCCGGAAATGCACACGGTTTAGAGCCGCTTACAGAGGGTAAAGTTTCTGACTGGGATATGATGATGGATGGGAATGTAAAAGGGCTTTTATATGTGTCTAAATGCATTATTCCCGGGATGAAAGAAAGAACTTCCGGACATATCATCAACATTAGCTCTGTAGCAGCATTGCAGACTTATGCTAATGGAGTTGTTTATTGTGCTTCCAAAAAAGCAGTAAAAACAATAAGTGAAGGTATGCGTCTGGAACTTACAGAATTTGGAATTAAAATAACTGATCTTGCACCAGGAGCTGTAGAAACAGAATTTTCAGAAATTCGTTTTAAAGGTGATAAAGACAGAGCAGCAACAGTTTATGCAGGATATGAAGCGCTGAAAGCTGAAGACATTGCAGATGTTATTTCCTATGTTGTAAATGCTCCAAAGCATGTGACAATTGCTGATATGACCATCTACCCTTCTGCGCAGGCCTCTCCTACCCAGATTTTCAGAAAATAG
- a CDS encoding S66 peptidase family protein, with protein MKEIVFPNKIKKGSTIAVITPAGTIEPGQLDKTLALIKSKGYEPVLGSNVYSKYSNGYNYGGTPEERLSDLQWALDGDFGAIWTTRGGYGCAQLLQQIDLKKYRKNPKYLIGYSDVTVLQSYLLKNGFASVHGQSIKTSSQGVSEASYEGIFNILSGKKTQYIIENNSLNKKGKAKAQLVGGNLAMIYSVMGSKYSFDFKDKILFIEDIGEQFYALDRMLMNLELNGVFGKIKGLIVGGMTGMGDEKTNEHYESSFDPMAYEIIAQKLDKYDFPVAYGLANGHIFDNQPLIIGAEVEMNVKDKAQITFK; from the coding sequence ATGAAAGAGATTGTTTTTCCGAATAAGATTAAAAAAGGAAGTACTATTGCGGTAATAACTCCGGCAGGCACTATAGAGCCGGGACAGCTGGATAAAACTTTAGCGCTTATAAAAAGCAAAGGTTACGAACCTGTTTTAGGCTCAAATGTCTATTCAAAGTACAGTAATGGTTATAACTACGGCGGAACTCCTGAAGAAAGATTATCCGATCTTCAATGGGCTTTAGATGGTGATTTTGGTGCTATATGGACTACGCGCGGCGGATATGGATGTGCACAGCTTCTACAACAAATAGATCTGAAAAAATACCGAAAGAATCCTAAATACCTTATCGGATACTCTGATGTTACTGTGCTGCAGAGTTATTTACTGAAAAATGGTTTTGCTTCTGTTCACGGACAAAGTATTAAAACATCTTCTCAGGGCGTTTCCGAAGCTTCTTATGAAGGAATTTTTAATATTCTGAGTGGTAAGAAAACTCAATATATTATTGAAAATAATTCTTTAAATAAGAAAGGCAAAGCCAAAGCTCAGCTTGTAGGTGGAAATCTGGCAATGATTTACAGTGTTATGGGATCTAAATATTCTTTTGATTTCAAAGACAAAATTTTATTCATTGAAGATATCGGAGAGCAGTTCTATGCATTGGACCGCATGCTCATGAATCTGGAATTAAACGGAGTCTTTGGGAAGATAAAAGGATTAATTGTTGGTGGAATGACAGGTATGGGAGATGAGAAAACCAATGAGCATTATGAATCTTCTTTCGATCCTATGGCTTATGAAATTATTGCTCAGAAATTAGATAAATACGATTTTCCGGTTGCATACGGATTGGCAAACGGACATATTTTCGATAATCAGCCTCTGATAATAGGTGCTGAAGTAGAAATGAATGTAAAAGATAAAGCACAGATTACTTTTAAATAA
- the rpiB gene encoding ribose 5-phosphate isomerase B, giving the protein MKKIAIAGDHAGFEYKEIIKKYLDGKYEIKDFGTYSTDSVDYPDFVHPAASAVENGEFELGILICGSGNGVQITANKHQGIRCALCWEVEIAELARQHNDANMMSIPARFVSEDLAKQMVDAFLITNFEGGRHQNRVNKIKFC; this is encoded by the coding sequence ATGAAAAAGATTGCTATCGCAGGAGATCACGCTGGTTTCGAATATAAAGAGATCATAAAGAAATACCTTGATGGAAAATACGAGATAAAGGACTTCGGAACTTACTCTACAGACAGTGTAGATTATCCGGATTTTGTACATCCTGCAGCTTCTGCTGTTGAAAACGGAGAATTCGAATTAGGAATTCTGATCTGTGGAAGCGGAAACGGAGTACAGATTACTGCTAACAAACACCAGGGAATCAGATGTGCATTATGCTGGGAAGTAGAAATAGCAGAATTAGCAAGACAGCACAACGATGCAAATATGATGTCTATCCCTGCAAGATTTGTTTCTGAAGATTTAGCAAAGCAAATGGTAGATGCTTTTCTTATAACTAATTTTGAAGGAGGAAGACACCAAAACAGAGTTAATAAAATCAAATTCTGTTAA
- the rnr gene encoding ribonuclease R, whose protein sequence is MPRKKRNLSKKNNDKLHDIGRLIVRFMSKKTSKIYNYKQIAEGIEFKNPRQREQVIQTLHILLSENKIKEVEKGKYILNIEISDTLTGVIDFNQSGNAYVKVEGVSDDVFVHQKNVKNALQGDTVTIVPFHFKGKKLEGAVVDVIERSRTQFVGTFQYIASKDFGFVIFDKKIINTDIFIPKTKFNGAKDGDKVIVKMLGWDDKSKNPEGEITEVLGHPGDHETEIHSILAEYGLPYNFPPEVEAEAQKIDRTLSEQEIARRWDMRDILTFTIDPKDAKDFDDALSLRKLENGNIEVGVHIADVSYYVQPGTLLDQEAYDRATSVYLVDRVVPMLPEVLSNELCSLRPNEEKFTFSAVFELNDKAEIQKEWFGRTVINSDRRFTYEEAQERIETKEGDLAEEINLLDSLAKILRKDRMKHGAIAFDRAEVRFNLNEESQPIGVYFKISKDANHLIEEFMLLANKKVSEFVSLTRKNEPTNNTFIYRIHDDPDPTKLASLRDFVHTFGYKMNISNRNKISESMNKLLSEVKGKGEENMIETLAMRSMSKAVYSTENIGHYGLAFEYYSHFTSPIRRYPDVMAHRLLQHYLDGGKSPNVAEYEEKCKHCSQMERLAADAERDSIKFMQVKFMEKHVGETFKGVISGVTDWGIYVEIPENGAEGLIRLRDLTDDSYMFDAKNYAIVGMTHGNTYQLGDEVEIKVVKANIIAKQLDFKLIQ, encoded by the coding sequence ATGCCTAGGAAGAAGAGAAATTTAAGTAAAAAAAATAATGACAAATTACATGATATAGGAAGATTGATTGTAAGGTTTATGTCTAAGAAAACTTCTAAAATCTATAATTATAAACAGATTGCTGAAGGCATAGAGTTTAAAAACCCAAGGCAGCGTGAGCAGGTTATACAGACATTGCATATTTTGTTGTCAGAAAATAAAATAAAAGAAGTAGAAAAGGGTAAATATATCCTGAATATAGAAATAAGCGATACTCTTACTGGTGTAATAGATTTTAACCAATCTGGCAACGCTTATGTAAAAGTAGAAGGCGTTAGTGATGATGTATTTGTACATCAGAAAAATGTAAAAAATGCTCTACAGGGAGATACGGTTACAATAGTTCCTTTTCATTTTAAAGGAAAAAAACTGGAAGGAGCAGTAGTAGATGTTATTGAAAGAAGCCGTACTCAGTTTGTAGGGACATTCCAATACATTGCTTCCAAGGACTTTGGCTTTGTTATTTTTGATAAAAAAATTATTAATACCGATATCTTTATTCCTAAGACTAAGTTTAACGGTGCAAAAGATGGTGACAAAGTTATTGTCAAAATGCTGGGTTGGGACGATAAGAGTAAAAATCCTGAAGGAGAAATTACTGAAGTACTTGGACATCCGGGAGATCATGAAACTGAGATCCATTCTATACTTGCCGAATACGGACTACCTTATAATTTCCCTCCTGAAGTTGAGGCTGAAGCTCAAAAAATTGACCGGACATTATCGGAACAGGAAATTGCTAGGCGCTGGGATATGCGTGATATACTTACTTTCACAATAGACCCTAAGGATGCAAAGGATTTTGATGATGCTCTTTCACTACGCAAACTTGAAAATGGTAATATTGAAGTAGGAGTTCATATTGCAGATGTATCTTACTATGTACAGCCCGGAACGTTATTGGATCAGGAGGCTTATGACAGAGCTACCTCTGTATATCTTGTAGACAGAGTGGTACCTATGCTTCCGGAAGTATTGAGTAATGAATTATGTTCTCTTCGTCCAAACGAAGAGAAATTTACTTTTTCAGCAGTTTTTGAATTAAATGACAAAGCCGAAATTCAAAAAGAATGGTTCGGTAGAACAGTTATTAATTCAGACAGAAGATTTACCTATGAAGAAGCACAGGAAAGAATCGAAACTAAAGAAGGAGATCTTGCAGAAGAAATAAACCTTTTGGATTCTTTAGCAAAAATACTTCGTAAGGATCGTATGAAGCATGGAGCTATTGCGTTTGACAGAGCGGAAGTACGTTTCAACCTGAATGAAGAAAGTCAGCCAATCGGCGTTTATTTCAAAATCAGTAAAGATGCTAACCACCTGATTGAAGAATTCATGCTTCTGGCTAATAAAAAAGTATCGGAGTTTGTTTCTCTTACCAGAAAGAACGAACCAACAAACAATACATTTATTTATCGTATTCATGATGATCCGGATCCTACAAAATTGGCTTCATTAAGAGATTTTGTACATACTTTCGGATATAAAATGAATATTTCTAACCGGAATAAAATTTCGGAATCTATGAATAAACTTCTTTCCGAAGTAAAAGGAAAAGGAGAAGAAAATATGATTGAAACTCTTGCTATGCGTAGTATGAGTAAGGCCGTTTATTCTACCGAGAATATTGGGCATTATGGGTTAGCTTTTGAATATTATTCGCATTTTACCTCCCCTATTCGTCGTTATCCGGATGTTATGGCTCACAGACTTTTGCAGCATTATCTGGACGGAGGAAAGTCTCCGAATGTGGCTGAATATGAAGAAAAATGCAAGCACTGTAGCCAGATGGAACGTTTAGCAGCTGATGCTGAAAGAGATTCCATCAAATTTATGCAGGTTAAATTTATGGAGAAACATGTGGGAGAAACCTTCAAAGGAGTTATTTCGGGTGTTACCGATTGGGGAATCTATGTAGAAATCCCTGAAAATGGTGCCGAAGGACTCATAAGATTACGTGATCTTACAGATGATTCTTATATGTTTGATGCAAAGAATTATGCTATTGTAGGCATGACGCACGGAAATACATATCAATTAGGAGACGAAGTAGAGATAAAGGTTGTAAAGGCGAATATAATTGCCAAGCAGCTGGATTTTAAACTGATTCAATAA
- a CDS encoding YraN family protein → MAEHNDFGKLAEEQAVIFLKQNHYQILARNWYWQKSEIDIIARKGNIIHIVEVKARTSDDFISPEEAVNRKKRKLLIMAANEFVQNLDEEVEVQFDIISILSENGKYTLEYIDDAFESID, encoded by the coding sequence ATGGCTGAACATAATGATTTTGGGAAGCTGGCAGAAGAACAGGCTGTCATTTTTTTAAAGCAAAATCATTATCAGATTTTAGCCCGAAACTGGTACTGGCAAAAATCGGAAATAGATATTATTGCCAGAAAGGGTAATATAATCCATATTGTGGAAGTAAAAGCCAGAACTTCAGATGATTTTATCTCACCTGAGGAAGCAGTTAATCGGAAAAAGAGAAAATTACTGATTATGGCAGCTAATGAATTTGTGCAAAATCTGGATGAAGAAGTAGAAGTCCAATTTGATATTATCAGTATCCTGTCTGAAAACGGAAAATATACCCTTGAATATATAGATGATGCTTTTGAAAGCATCGATTGA
- the tsaB gene encoding tRNA (adenosine(37)-N6)-threonylcarbamoyltransferase complex dimerization subunit type 1 TsaB, with product MKILYLETSSKNCSVAISDDEKLLSLCEETSENYKQSESLHTFVEWALEGAELSLKDIEAVCLGKGPGSYTGLRIGAASAKGFCFGLNIPLVTVNSLDAMAEPYFNGEYDYIIPMMDARRMEVYTKVFNQKREEVSPTEAKILDENSFSEYQDYKVLFVGDGAKKSQEILQLSKAEYKDEIYPSAQYLVRKASEAVKNKNFEDIAYFEPFYLKDFQGVKKKSAGN from the coding sequence ATGAAAATTTTGTACCTGGAAACTTCTTCTAAAAACTGCTCAGTAGCAATCTCTGATGATGAGAAATTGTTGAGCCTTTGTGAGGAAACTTCTGAAAATTATAAACAATCTGAAAGTCTGCATACTTTTGTAGAATGGGCATTAGAAGGAGCTGAGCTTAGTCTTAAAGATATAGAAGCTGTATGCCTGGGCAAAGGGCCTGGTTCTTATACAGGTTTGCGTATTGGAGCAGCTTCAGCTAAAGGCTTTTGTTTTGGTTTGAATATTCCTTTGGTAACTGTTAACTCTCTTGATGCAATGGCTGAGCCATATTTCAATGGTGAATATGATTATATCATTCCTATGATGGATGCCCGCAGAATGGAAGTTTATACCAAGGTGTTTAATCAGAAAAGAGAGGAAGTCTCTCCCACTGAAGCCAAAATCCTGGATGAGAATAGCTTTTCGGAGTATCAGGATTATAAAGTTCTGTTTGTTGGAGATGGAGCAAAAAAATCTCAGGAAATACTGCAGCTTTCAAAAGCGGAATACAAAGATGAGATCTATCCTTCTGCTCAATATCTTGTACGCAAGGCATCAGAAGCTGTAAAAAATAAAAACTTTGAAGATATCGCTTATTTTGAGCCTTTTTATCTGAAAGATTTTCAAGGGGTAAAGAAAAAATCGGCAGGTAATTAA
- a CDS encoding LysE family translocator, producing MLELILSAVGLGIMLSLVFIGPIFFLLIETSFTRGPRHALALDLGVILADITCIVAAYYSSHDLVTIIDRHPSFYRITAFIVLMYAVFMILTKTKMHVEGEQKLISQNYFKTFINGFLFNILNIGVVLFWLVTVISVRKNYPSADEFLLYIGLVILTYLSIDVFKILLAKQFHNKLNDKVANKIRKLVGFILVAFSVFIFLQSFKKFNQFDKKLEESGYHKLDHNTDQKK from the coding sequence ATGTTAGAACTAATTTTATCTGCTGTAGGATTAGGCATTATGCTTAGTCTGGTCTTCATTGGACCTATATTTTTCCTGTTGATTGAAACTAGTTTTACGCGGGGCCCCAGACATGCATTGGCTTTAGATCTGGGTGTTATATTAGCTGATATTACCTGTATTGTTGCTGCATATTACAGCAGTCACGATCTGGTAACAATTATAGACCGGCATCCTAGTTTTTACAGAATTACAGCCTTCATTGTCCTTATGTACGCTGTTTTTATGATCCTCACCAAGACAAAAATGCATGTGGAAGGAGAGCAAAAACTTATTAGTCAGAATTATTTTAAAACCTTTATTAATGGTTTTCTTTTCAATATTCTGAATATAGGAGTAGTACTTTTTTGGCTTGTAACAGTAATTTCGGTACGAAAAAATTATCCAAGTGCAGATGAATTTTTGCTATATATAGGCCTTGTAATCCTCACCTATCTCAGTATTGATGTCTTTAAAATTCTTTTGGCAAAACAGTTTCATAATAAACTAAATGATAAGGTTGCGAATAAAATCAGGAAGCTGGTAGGCTTCATTCTGGTTGCTTTCAGCGTATTTATATTCCTACAGAGTTTTAAAAAATTCAATCAGTTTGATAAGAAATTAGAGGAAAGCGGATACCATAAACTTGACCATAACACAGATCAGAAAAAATAA
- a CDS encoding KdsC family phosphatase encodes MSYKENLKNIKAFVFDVDGVFTDGSIILQPDGSMSRIMNVLDGYAIVKAIKEGFVIGIITGGNDPMVKNRMQYLGVTDIYMKSHDKMEDFEDFVSKYQFQNHEILFMGDDIPDKYVMEKVGIAACPINAVPEVKEISHYISNIHGGKGCVRDVVEQVMKAQGKWHDDNTQSI; translated from the coding sequence ATGAGCTATAAAGAGAATCTGAAAAATATAAAAGCATTTGTATTCGATGTAGATGGCGTTTTTACGGATGGATCTATTATCCTTCAACCAGATGGAAGCATGAGCCGTATTATGAATGTACTGGACGGATATGCAATCGTAAAAGCTATTAAAGAAGGCTTTGTAATCGGCATTATTACTGGCGGGAATGACCCTATGGTAAAAAACAGAATGCAGTATCTGGGAGTAACGGACATTTACATGAAATCTCATGATAAAATGGAAGACTTTGAAGATTTTGTTTCAAAATATCAGTTTCAGAACCACGAGATTTTATTTATGGGGGATGATATCCCGGATAAATATGTTATGGAAAAAGTAGGAATTGCTGCATGCCCAATTAATGCAGTCCCGGAAGTAAAAGAGATCTCTCATTATATTTCCAATATCCACGGAGGAAAAGGATGTGTCCGTGATGTTGTAGAGCAGGTGATGAAGGCTCAGGGAAAATGGCATGATGATAATACCCAAAGCATCTGA